A genomic window from Populus nigra chromosome 7, ddPopNigr1.1, whole genome shotgun sequence includes:
- the LOC133698626 gene encoding myb-related protein 308-like: MGRSPCCEKEHTNKGAWTKEEDERLINYIKAHGEGCWRSLPKAAGLLRCGKSCRLRWINYLRPDLKRGNFSDEEDELIINLHSLLGNKWSLIAARLPGRTDNEIKNYWNTHIKRKLFSRGIDPQTHRPLKSTTTTTSSSTTTNSTNNKNSKLDTNRSTDFQLEEQNYSFLQVQPEFTMSNMTKTENNSSIIKVGGSSDPAEDSNSSSGVTTELEVYPDHKLVSLELSIGLPCQSLVSSINNLKQAKQQEQEEVVTHQLFETSTTPTSSAPVSVHKAACLCYKLGFKNSQACSSCNAMEKTVTADNLHRFYRPLDA; encoded by the exons atgggcaGATCTCCTTGCTGTGAGAAAGAACACACCAACAAAGGTGCATggactaaagaagaagatgaacgtcttattaattatatcaaagcTCATGGTGAAGGTTGTTGGAGATCTCTCCCTAAGGCTGCTG gCTTGCTTAGATGTGGCAAGAGTTGTAGACTAAGGTGGATAAACTACCTAAGGCCTGATCTCAAGAGAGGAAACTTcagtgatgaagaagatgaactcATCATCAACCTTCACAGCTTACTTGGTAACAA GTGGTCTCTCATTGCTGCTAGGCTACCAGGAAGAACTGACAATGAGATAAAGAATTATTGGAATACTCATATCAAAAGGAAGCTTTTTAGCCGTGGAATTGATCCTCAAACTCACCGTCCACTCaaatccaccaccaccaccacctcctcctccaccaccactaaCAGCACcaacaataaaaatagcaaACTGGATACCAATAGGAGTACTGATTTTCAACTAGAAGAACAAAACTATTCGTTTCTTCAAGTGCAGCCTGAGTTTACGATGAGCAACATGACCAAAACGGAAAACAATTCCAGTATTATCAAGGTAGGTGGCAGCAGTGACCCGGCTGAAGATTCCAATAGTAGCAGTGGAGTGACAACAGAACTAGAAGTGTATCCAGATCATAAACTGGTCAGTCTTGAGCTCTCTATTGGCCTTCCGTGTCAGTCTCTAGTCTCTTCTATCAACAATCTTAAGCAAgcaaaacaacaagaacaagaagaagtgGTCACACATCAATTGTTTGAGACATCTACTACTCCTACTTCTAGTGCTCCTGTTTCTGTTCATAAAGCAGCATGTTTGTGTTACAAACTAGGGTTCAAGAACAGTCAAGCATGTAGCAGTTGTAATGCCATGGAAAAAACAGTAACAGCTGATAATCTTCATAGATTTTACAGACCTTTGGATGCTTGA
- the LOC133698789 gene encoding uncharacterized protein LOC133698789, translating to MEFGECSSGSNSSSSNEVWAKLVPSDSRYSDVEIRSNEMVICSEITSSSLEKHEWCKITRNSDQSSAMMQNKSSNTILVDEATVQNEDDVVINCGSEIIPGPAREGYLSYRFKLMPRESFTRWLKVSIDAEHAKCSICLNVWHDVVTVAPCLHNFCNGCFSEWLRRSQERHASVLCPQCRAVVQFVGRNHFLHSIEEDVLQADSSLKRSDEEIILLDSYASIKSNLIIQTGKKRRRKRPHSILDAENEIADFPCPQCGTEYSGFHCNQNTVHLQCQACGGMMPSRADIGVPQHCLGCDRVFCGAYWHAQGVSRSDTHSICSHENFKPISEHAVSRIPFLAHEKNRHEQDITERCIGQMGKTLQDVISDWIGKLNNREIDRTRMPLNHAEMITVGTHVCNDCYDKLISFLLYWFRISMPKYLLPPEAANREDCWYGYACRTQHHNEDHARKRNHVCRPTRGNHA from the exons ATGGAATTTGGTGAATGCTCTTCTGGTTCCAATTCCTCCTCCTCCAATGAAGTCTGGGCCAAACTTG TACCATCTGACTCGAGATATTCTGATGTTGAGATAAGGTCAAATGAGATGGTAATCTGCTCAGAGATTACATCTTCTTCTCTTGAGAAGCATGAATGGTGCAAAATAACAAGGAATTCAGATCAAAGTTCTGCTATGATGCAAAATAAGAG CTCAAATACAATACTTGTTGATGAGGCCACTGTCCAAAATGAAGATGATGTAGTGATAAATTGCGGAAGTGAAATTATTCCTGGCCCTGCCAGAGAAG GATATTTGAGCTACAGATTTAAACTAATGCCTCGAGAGTCTTTCACGAGATGGTTAAAG GTCAGTATAGATGCTGAGCATGCAAAATGCAGCATTTGCTTAAACGTATGGCATGATGTTGTTACTGTTGCTCCTTGTCTTCATAACTTCTg CAATGGATGCTTTTCAGAATGGCTGAGGAGATCGCAAGAAAGACATGCAAGTGTGCTCTGTCCTCAGTGTAGAGCAGTAGTACAGTTTGTTGGTAGAAACCACTTTCTGCATAGTATAGAAGAG gaTGTATTGCAAGCCGATTCTTCACTAAAGCGGTCAGATGAAGAAATAATTCTTTTGGATTCCTATgcatcaataaaatcaaatctt ATCATTCAAACTGGAAAAAAGCGTCGTCGAAAGAGGCCACACTCAATTTTGGATGCTGAAAATGAAATTGCAGATTTCCCATGTCCTCAATGTG GTACTGAGTACAGTGGCTTCCACTGCAATCAGAATACAGTTCACTTACAGTGCCAAGCCTGTGGAGGGATGATGCCTTCTCGAGCTGATATTGGAGTACCACAGCACT GTTTGGGATGTGATAGAGTATTTTGTGGTGCCTATTGGCATGCTCAAGGTGTTTCCAGAAGTGACACTCACTCTATTTGCAGCCATGAGAATTTTAAACCA ATCTCAGAGCATGCTGTCTCTAGGATTCCATTTTTGGCACATGAAAAAAACCGGCATGAACAAGAT atCACAGAAAGGTGTATCGGACAGATGGGAAAAACACTGCAGGATGTTATTTCAGATTGGATTGGGAAGCTGAACAACAGAGAAATTG ATCGAACAAGGATGCCACTGAATCATGCTGAGATGATAACTGTTGGAACCCATGTTTGCAA TGATTGTTATGACAAGTTGATCTCCTTTCTGCTATACTGGTTCCGTATTTCAATGCCTAAATAT CTCCTTCCGCCAGAAGCAGCTAACAGGGAAGATTGCTGGTATGGTTATGCCTGCCGGACACAGCACCATAATGAAGACCATGCGCGTAAAAGAAATCATGTTTGCCGCCCTACAAGGGGTAATCATGCATAA